Within the Dolichospermum compactum NIES-806 genome, the region GGTTTGTTAGGTACAGCAGTTTTGCAGCCTCTCTGGGGTTTGGGAGAGTCGCAATCTAGAATAGATGAAGATGCAGAGTTTTTTGTTGATGATGAGGATTTCTAGTAGGGCTGGGGAAACCCGTCCCTCGATTAGCTTATGAAGGCAATACAGATGATATGGTAATCTAGCTGGAAATCTGAATTATAACTATGATAATCCCATAGTCCCTATTGTCAATAGATTAACCAGGTTAGATATTAACTCATTTAACTTAGAAACTGACATCGGCAGAATAGCTAATTTTCAAGGGACTGGACAATTAAAAGAAGTTAGTAATTTAGCAGGTATTCTCCAAAATGGTCAACCAACAATTGGTACTTTGTCTGGTTTAATAACTGGAAGATCACAAACTGCTGACGGTAATTTTCTACTTTTTAATAATACTCCTATAACTATCAGTGGTGTTGTATCTTCTCTTCAGAAGATTAAGATTCTTCATTTTTTTTCCATAATTTTTCTGAAAAATTGTTTGGTATATTTGTACGGCTTTGGATTTAGTGTTAGTTAAATCAACAATAATTCAATAAACTTACAGTATTTACTGTATAACAGTATAACTAAGTTTATTAATTACAAAAAATGCCGCAAGACTTAACTTTGATTCATAGTTTGCTTCTCTTGGGTACCGCGTTTATTGCCGGTGGACTCAATGCTGTCGCGGGTGGTGGTAGTTTCATTACATTTCCTACCCTAATATTTACGGGTGTCGCACCAATTATCGCTAATGCTACAAATAATACTGCTTTGTGGATAGCAGCGATCGCTAGTGCAAGGGCATATCGTCAAGATTTGAATATTGAAAAAAGACAATTATTATTACTAGCCGGCACAAGTTTAGTTGGTGGTGTGATTGGTTCGGTGGCTTTGTTATATACATCACCGGATGTGTTTAAAAAGATGCTGCCCTATTTATTACTATCAGCAACATTAATATTTACATTCAGTGAATCTCTAAAAAGCTGGCTGCAACTTCAGAGTAAAAATGATATTTCTACACCTCCACCTTTATTTATTCTTTTAGTTTCTCAATTAGCAATCTCTATATATGGTGGTTTTTTTGGTGCGGGTGTAGGCATTTTAATGTTGGCAACTTTAACCTTTTTAGGGATTAAAAATATTCACTCTATTAATGCTTTTAAAACTTTATTAGGTAGTTGCATTAATGGTGTGGCTATTATTCCCTTTATGTTCGCTAATTTGATTGCTTGGCATCAAGTTATTATAATGGCGGTTGGTGGTTCTTTGGGTGGTTATTTATGCGCTCATTTTGCCCGCAGACTAGAACCTAATTTGGTGCGGAAATTTGTGATAGTGGTGGCTTTTGGGATGACTACTTACTTTTTTATTCATGGTTAAGCAGGTGGATACAATTATACTGAAAACGGTTTATCTGTTGCCTTCCACAACCGCCAGGGAATAAATTCCCTGTCTCATAGCTCAAGTCCGTTGAAACGGACTAAGTAGGTGAACACAATAAGGGACTTCCAATTAAAAAAATACCCAAAAATTTCTTGTGGTGCGGGACGAATTGCCCGCTAATCATCAAGGACGGGCAGGATGCCCATCCCACAAAATTGGGTAATTTGTTTTTTGGTGTTCCGTTAAGGTTTGCTGATAGCGTAGCGTAAGCCATAAAAGTTATCTGTGAGGGCTAGAAGTATGGCTAACGGCTATGCCTTCGGCACACTACGTAAACGCTATCAGGAGGTAGGGGCGCAGGGCCTGCGCCCATTCAGGAGTATGGCTAACGCCACGCTGCGCTATCAGGAGGATTTAGAAGAAGTTAGAAGTAATATCAAGTCTGGAAAATTGAGCGATTTATATATTTTGATTTTCCTCCGCCCACCTACTTAATATATTTTCCGGTGTTGCTGATTAAGGGTATGAATTTTAGTCTCACGCAAAGGCGCAAAGACGCAAAGTTCAGAGTTTTAAAGGTTTAATTTGGGAATTTCATACCTGAGTTCAGCAACGCCTATTTTCCTAGTATGTCACTATAAATACTAAATGGACGGGCTAGAAACTTAGCTCACAATAATTGTATGACTGTGGGAGGGGTGTCTTGTTTATGCAAATATTAATTAAATATAAAACTATTGATTTTGTGACTTTGATTACAGTTTTTCCTATCTGGTAACGCTTGAATGGAAAAATAACCTATTTTTTCCCAAAAAATAAACAGGACTGTCTCAAGGATTACACCATAGGGATCACGGCTAATCTAAGAAAAGTTAGATCTAAAGTAAATTTATATATCTGAGGCATGATGATAAAAACTATCAAGTTTAAGATAATGACCAAAGATATCAACTTTTTTACATTCACAATAATTAAACAGGTTTTTTCGCTTTTTCTCAAAAGTTATTAATTTCAGGGGTTTTAAAATGCAAGCATCACAAAAGATTCATTGCCCAAATTGCGGTAGTGCGGCTGAACGTCACTATATTGCTGATAGTCAAGTTACCAGAACACAATGTCCTACTTGCGATTATTTGATGATCACTTGCACTCGCACGGGTAAGGTGATTGAGGCTTATGCACCAGGAATTTATGCTAGGAAATAATTGACAATTTTATTGACAAATTACCTTTTTGTTGTTCTTAATTGTCCACAAGCAGCATCGGCTTCTAAACCGCGAGAATAACGGACACTGACGGCGGTATTTTGTTGTTGAAGAACGTTGACAAAGGCTTCGATTCGGTCGCGGGTTGGTCTTTTGTAATCTACTTCTTCTATGGGATTGTAGGGGATTAAGTTAACGTGACTTTGAAATCCTCGCAGACGTTTTGATAGTTCTAAGGCGTGTTCGGGTAAGTCGTTGACTCCAGCGAGAAGTATGTATTCAAAGGTAACTCTGCGTCCAGTTATTTCTACGTATTCTCGACATTCTGCGAGTAAGTCTTCTATGGGGTAGGGTTTAGCGCTGGGAATGAGTTGTTCCCGTAATGCTTGGTTGGGTGCGTGGAGGCTGACAGCGAGGGTAATTTGCAGTTGGTGTTGGGCGACTTGCAAAATGCGATCGCGGATGCCTACAGTAGATAGTGTAAGCGATCGCGCACCAATTCCGATATCTTGATTAATGGATTTAATTGCTAAAATCACATTTTCCGTATTCAACAATGGTTCACCCATGCCCATGAATACGACGTTACTCACCCGTTCTTGAAAATCTTCTTGGACAGTCAACACTTGATCAACGATTTCCGCACGGGTAAGATTACGTTTATAACCACCTTTCCCAGTTGCACAAAAATCACAAGCCATTGGACAGCCAACTTGAGTAGAAACGCAGACTGTTAACCGTTTATCGCTGGGAATACCCACTGTTTCCACAATTTCCCCGTCAGCTAATTTGAGGAGATATTTGACTGTACCATCGGGGGCAACAGAGCGGTAATGTAGAGAAGAACGACCTATGGGAATATCTGCAACTTCCAAACGCCAATTTTTCGGAAATACAGAAATATTAGCGAGCGATCGCACACCCTTATTATAGATCCAATCATGCAATTGCTTACCCCGATAACCCGGTTGTCCCTGCTGCTGTACCCAAGCAGTTAACTCCGTCACGGAAGCACCAAGGAGAGGGGGAAGAAGTTCAGATTTAGTGGAGTTAGGTGAATCTAGCTGAGATCCAAGCGGCGTAGCAGACATAAGAAATTACAAGTTGATGCTAATTTCCTATTCTACTATATTGTTTTTGTTTCGCGCAAAGGGGCAAAGGCGCAAAGGAAGAAATAGATTAAGGAATTTCGGTTCTTCGGTACTTACTATGCTAAATAATTTTGTCAACCCCTAAAATCCTTATACCGTAAGGATTTTACGTTAATTCATCGGTGAATTTGATATAAATTTGGCATCAAAAACAATGAAACCCTTTATTTATATGGGTTATGGGGTAAATAAACTCATATTTGGCATAACAGGTACGGAAGAACCGGAATTTCTAAGGTAATAATAGTAACCTCTGGTGGACAAAATAACCGTCCGGGGAAATAAGTTCCTAAGCCTCGATTTACATATAATTGATTATTTCCCACTATATGTAAACCCTCTGACCATTGCCAGTGGCGTAATATAGAATGGGTTTTCCGTAAAAATGGTAATTTACGGAGAAGTTTTTTCGGGATTTTTTTAACTATTTTTGCATAGTAAATCATAGCGGGTCCCATTCCAGGAATTACTATTTGTCCACCATGACTATGACCAGATAATTGTAAATCTACTCGCCATTTTTTGAGGATTTCGGCTGTATCTGGGTGATGAGATAAGACAATCCGAGGTGTAGTCGAATCCAGTTGATTCATAATTGCTTCTGGATTAAATTCTCGTGAATAAAAATCCGCTAATCCCACTAAAGGTAATTTTTCTCCCAAGGGGTAAGCAATTTGATTCCAAAGTACATTAATGCCCACGTTTGTTAAAGCATTTGTAATTTCTAATTTTGAACTGGGATAACAAATATCATGATTACCAAGGATAGCATAGACACCATAGCGACTTTCTAGGTTTTTTAGTCGTGATGCTAGTTGGTGAATTGGTTTAGCGATTGTGTTAACGTAGTCGCCAGTTAAAATAACTAAATCTGGTTTTGCGGCATTACTAACAGCAATTGCTTCTGTCAACATTTTTTCTGATAATAGACCATTATCATAGTGAAAATCTGACATTTGTACCAGCTTTAATCCTGCTA harbors:
- a CDS encoding sulfite exporter TauE/SafE family protein, translated to MPQDLTLIHSLLLLGTAFIAGGLNAVAGGGSFITFPTLIFTGVAPIIANATNNTALWIAAIASARAYRQDLNIEKRQLLLLAGTSLVGGVIGSVALLYTSPDVFKKMLPYLLLSATLIFTFSESLKSWLQLQSKNDISTPPPLFILLVSQLAISIYGGFFGAGVGILMLATLTFLGIKNIHSINAFKTLLGSCINGVAIIPFMFANLIAWHQVIIMAVGGSLGGYLCAHFARRLEPNLVRKFVIVVAFGMTTYFFIHG
- the rlmN gene encoding 23S rRNA (adenine(2503)-C(2))-methyltransferase RlmN; translated protein: MSATPLGSQLDSPNSTKSELLPPLLGASVTELTAWVQQQGQPGYRGKQLHDWIYNKGVRSLANISVFPKNWRLEVADIPIGRSSLHYRSVAPDGTVKYLLKLADGEIVETVGIPSDKRLTVCVSTQVGCPMACDFCATGKGGYKRNLTRAEIVDQVLTVQEDFQERVSNVVFMGMGEPLLNTENVILAIKSINQDIGIGARSLTLSTVGIRDRILQVAQHQLQITLAVSLHAPNQALREQLIPSAKPYPIEDLLAECREYVEITGRRVTFEYILLAGVNDLPEHALELSKRLRGFQSHVNLIPYNPIEEVDYKRPTRDRIEAFVNVLQQQNTAVSVRYSRGLEADAACGQLRTTKR
- a CDS encoding metallophosphoesterase — encoded protein: MHKLLTGALSTEKLTVKIPNLPLSLAGLKLVQMSDFHYDNGLLSEKMLTEAIAVSNAAKPDLVILTGDYVNTIAKPIHQLASRLKNLESRYGVYAILGNHDICYPSSKLEITNALTNVGINVLWNQIAYPLGEKLPLVGLADFYSREFNPEAIMNQLDSTTPRIVLSHHPDTAEILKKWRVDLQLSGHSHGGQIVIPGMGPAMIYYAKIVKKIPKKLLRKLPFLRKTHSILRHWQWSEGLHIVGNNQLYVNRGLGTYFPGRLFCPPEVTIITLEIPVLPYLLCQI